The following are from one region of the Rhipicephalus microplus isolate Deutch F79 chromosome 1, USDA_Rmic, whole genome shotgun sequence genome:
- the LOC119178259 gene encoding NFU1 iron-sulfur cluster scaffold homolog, mitochondrial yields the protein MTTGFLKMAARIFALLYNRCSSVLRSDAVFHRGAPSWHAWSSRGFKTSWVSRMFIQTQDTPNPNCLKFLPNVKVLEQGTRDFPNIVSAKDSPLARHLLRVEGVKAVFLGPDFITVTKADDETEWKVIKPHVFAAIMDFFATGLPVLDDGSAPTQVSEDTQPKEGDSETVLTIKELIETRIRPTVQEDGGDIVYMGFEDGVVKLKLQGSCTGCPSSSVTLKAGIQNMLQFYVPEVKSVEQVVDEAEKVSNQEFHKLEDTIRRKGVDP from the coding sequence ATGACAACAGGGTTTTTAAAAATGGCGGCCCGCATCTTCGCACTGCTTTATAATCGCTGCTCGAGTGTTTTGCGAAGTGATGCCGTCTTTCATCGCGGCGCTCCATCATGGCACGCTTGGAGCAGTCGTGGCTTCAAGACATCGTGGGTGTCGCGCATGTTCATTCAGACCCAAGACACTCCCAACCCGAACTGCCTCAAGTTCTTGCCGAACGTGAAAGTTCTAGAGCAAGGCACCCGCGACTTTCCCAACATCGTGAGCGCTAAGGACTCCCCGCTGGCTCGTCACTTGCTTCGCGTGGAAGGCGTCAAAGCCGTGTTCCTGGGGCCGGACTTCATCACGGTGACGAAAGCGGACGACGAGACAGAGTGGAAGGTGATCAAGCCGCACGTCTTCGCGGCCATCATGGACTTCTTCGCCACGGGACTGCCCGTGCTGGACGATGGTAGTGCACCGACCCAGGTGTCCGAAGACACGCAGCCGAAAGAAGGCGATAGCGAGACGGTGCTGACGATTAAGGAGCTTATCGAGACGAGGATAAGGCCGACTGTGCAGGAGGACGGCGGCGACATCGTCTACATGGGCTTCGAGGACGGCGTCGTCAAGCTGAAGCTGCAAGGCTCATGCACGGGCTGCCCGAGTTCGTCCGTGACGCTGAAGGCGGGAATCCAGAATATGCTGCAGTTCTACGTTCCCGAGGTCAAGAGCGTCGAGCAAGTCGTGGACGAGGCGGAAAAAGTCTCGAACCAAGAATTTCACAAACTGGAAGACACGATACGGAGGAAGGGAGTGGATCCGTAG